The window AATTGTCAATCTTGATGCCAAAAAAAAAGGTTTAATGCTGTCAACCCTGATTTCTGCGGACATACCCAAAAAAGGATTAATCAATCAAGTAAGTTTGATGCAAATATTAATAAATTTAATAGGAAATGCAATTAAGTTTACTTCAGAAGGCTCTATTACCGTTAAAGTAGGTATAGAAAAAAAAGACTTAGTCTTTGATATCATTGATACCGGAATTGGTATTGATATTAGCAATCAAACTAAAATATTTGAGCCTTTTTTTAAAGTTAACTTGAATGAGAATGGTTGTGGATTAGGCTTGAGTATATCCTCCAAGCTTGTTAAGTTAATGAACGGAAAAATAAAAATTCAGAGTCAATTAGGCAAAGGTTCACATTTTAAATTATATTTCCCCATGGAGGTAAAAGAAAATATAATTGAGGATTTTTGCTCGTCTATCACAGCGCCTATAGAGCTTCATCAACAATTACGGCTATGGAAAATAACACCAAAACTAGGCGAAAATAAATTACTATCTTGTCCTGATTTAGTTTTTTTACCAGGGAGACTACATGAAAAACTTTTCAGGTTTACAAACAAATATAAAGAAAACATGCATAGATATCGTTATTCTAAGCCTTGTTTATGGTCACTGAAAATTTTAATTGTGGATGATGTCGCTATTAATCAAAATATCATGCAGTTGATACTGCAAAGTATGGGACATCAAGTTGATCTAGCGAGTTCAGGTTCAATGGCGATTGACTTGGGGAAAAAGAATATCTATGACATGGTATTAATGGATTTAAATATGCCAAGAAGAGATGGCTTTGAGACTCTTTTGCTTTGGAGAAAATTAGAAAATGAAATATTAGATAATGAGACACCAATTATTGCAACAACGGCGGATCCTAATGGAGCCGACTGTAGTAGCTTGAAATCCGTAAAGTTTAATGATTATTTGACTAAACCATTTAAGTTAGAAAATTTATCTGAAATTATTGATAAAGTTATTATAAGCCAGTTGGAAAGGGGAATTGAGCTTACGAAAAACGAAAATACAAGTCGTTCTATTATAAATATTAACGATTGTGAAGGGTTTAATATTAGGTTAAAAATCACATTTGAGAAATTTTATAATCAAGTGGAAAACATTTGGTATAAAAGGCAAAGAAATAGTTTTTTAGAAGTATTACATTCGATAAAAGGTTGTGCAGCACTCATTGGGATTGGTGATGTTTATGAGTTTTGTCAATATTTAGAAAATAAGGTGAAAGCTGGAATTTGGTCTGAAAGAGACAAGCAGTTACTACTAAAACAGATTTCTCAGTGCTATTGAATTTTAGTGTAAATAAGTATCATTGTTTATTAGACTATGACCAATCAAAATTGGCTGGCAAATGGATTGTTATTTTAGCATTTACCAGCCAGTTTTTACTTTATTCATTCCTAATAGAATGAGCTTTTTAAAATAATTATTTATATAGTTTTATAACGTCATTCATGAATGATACAAAGATGTTTATTGCAATAGACATAGATTCTCCATCTTGTAATGATAATGGTGTAAATGCCGCTCTTAATTCAATATTATCATTTATCTTTAATAAGGCAGGTTGTCCGAAATGAAAATATGGTGTACTACTATCCATAATATAAGATAATAATGCGTCACTATTTAATTTAAAATTGACATCATCAGCTTTTTCAATGATAGCCCATATCATTGGCATTTCATCAACTACAAATATATTAACATCAGGTAATTCATGAAAACTAATCGTGATTGCCGAGTGGTTATCAATCTTACTGTTGTTAAAGACATCTTCACGGCCGATATGATTAATTGCACTTGTGACTAACTCTGCTAAATCAGTATACATCTATAGTCTCCGAATGATAGCGTTTCCATATGATTTTAATGATTTTTTCTGCTTGTTGGTGAGCATCCAAAATATGATAGATTCGTTCTCTTAATACCGAATTTTTAACTAAGTAGAGGTCTTTTAGGATTTTTTCTTGAGATAGGTTTATCTTTAAAAGTAAACTATCACGGTAATCCCCTGACTTGTCTTCTCTTAGCTCTATTTCTAGGTCTGTTAGCTGTGACATGAATATTTAAAGATTAATAGCAATTGAAATAAATCTCTGTTTTTTGATGAGCATTAATGTATTGTCGGTTATTGCATATACTCTGTATCCACTTGGTAAAATACTACCTTGATATAGCCTGAGATTATTCGATAATTGAAGATAAATATAATCATCATTTCCCCCAATACTGATAATTTCTGCAGGTAAAACCTCTGCTAGATAATTTTTATTAGGTATGTCTTGGTAGCTAACTCTCATTCTTGTATATTTTTCTTCGTTAAACGTAGCTACAATATGATTAAGTTTGCTCTCGTTATTATTTGAAGGCTGACCACTAATCAGTAATTCATTACCAACAATTAATATATTGATTCCTTCTAAAAGTGATTCAGTCTCAAGTGCTTGGAATAATTTTTTAAACTCCTCATCTCTATCATTAATGACAACCCAACTTTTTAGCTGACTAATTTGTTTTAATTGTAATTGTGTCTGGTGCCACTGGTTATCCAACTGAATATCACCATATATCTTCACGGTGCCTAATTTCTCACCACGCACGACTTCAACATCATGGTAGCCATTCATTTCTAGAATTTGACTGACCAGATTATGAAGAGTGTTAATATCGATACTTCGATTATAAAAAGAATAG of the Providencia rettgeri genome contains:
- a CDS encoding EscE/YscE/SsaE family type III secretion system needle protein co-chaperone — its product is MSQLTDLEIELREDKSGDYRDSLLLKINLSQEKILKDLYLVKNSVLRERIYHILDAHQQAEKIIKIIWKRYHSETIDVY
- a CDS encoding ATP-binding protein: MNKGNAAEISKSITHEIRTPMNGIVGAIELLQQTPLTTQQKNIMEIMRTSSDYMLDLISNLFNINVLNVGSNRLPKEMVNLLDLIDRVMLIVNLDAKKKGLMLSTLISADIPKKGLINQVSLMQILINLIGNAIKFTSEGSITVKVGIEKKDLVFDIIDTGIGIDISNQTKIFEPFFKVNLNENGCGLGLSISSKLVKLMNGKIKIQSQLGKGSHFKLYFPMEVKENIIEDFCSSITAPIELHQQLRLWKITPKLGENKLLSCPDLVFLPGRLHEKLFRFTNKYKENMHRYRYSKPCLWSLKILIVDDVAINQNIMQLILQSMGHQVDLASSGSMAIDLGKKNIYDMVLMDLNMPRRDGFETLLLWRKLENEILDNETPIIATTADPNGADCSSLKSVKFNDYLTKPFKLENLSEIIDKVIISQLERGIELTKNENTSRSIININDCEGFNIRLKITFEKFYNQVENIWYKRQRNSFLEVLHSIKGCAALIGIGDVYEFCQYLENKVKAGIWSERDKQLLLKQISQCY
- the sctD gene encoding type III secretion system inner membrane ring subunit SctD yields the protein MMNPIYKLKWLNGILIGRELELPFGEIRLGGNTPDIALPLELDAETQLIINEHGIIVSQPVPLWVDGIPWEIETPLPAGHIIDLAGLVFIFGTVDQVLPTLPIPHRKDKNKKNKNFYGVFLLIIILPLSLILIYITTLSIFSEDNAFFDENAWLVEQMKKPEYVGLQASFDDHHIIHLSGISSSSDVIHQLKEQFSYFGYSFYNRSIDINTLHNLVSQILEMNGYHDVEVVRGEKLGTVKIYGDIQLDNQWHQTQLQLKQISQLKSWVVINDRDEEFKKLFQALETESLLEGINILIVGNELLISGQPSNNNESKLNHIVATFNEEKYTRMRVSYQDIPNKNYLAEVLPAEIISIGGNDDYIYLQLSNNLRLYQGSILPSGYRVYAITDNTLMLIKKQRFISIAINL
- a CDS encoding type III secretion protein, with the translated sequence MYTDLAELVTSAINHIGREDVFNNSKIDNHSAITISFHELPDVNIFVVDEMPMIWAIIEKADDVNFKLNSDALLSYIMDSSTPYFHFGQPALLKINDNIELRAAFTPLSLQDGESMSIAINIFVSFMNDVIKLYK